The sequence ACCTTGGATGCCCCTCAAAGTCCACTGTTTATTTGACTAAAACATCTGAAGCACTTAAATGTACCTGGCGCTTCCATCTGTGCTTGCAGTACATGAAAACAGCCTCAGCTCCAGGACACACCTCTGGGCTAACACTGGCCAGACCCACGGACCGCGCCCTACACACGTTCTCATTTTCGTGCTAAGGATTCTTTCCGAATAGGACTTAGTTTTTAAAGGCAAGATTGGGAGTGAGTAGGATTTCTGCAGAGGAACTCGCGCCAAAAGCACAGGAGGATGACTGATGGCCCATTTTAAAGAGGCTACGGGTTTCTGAGCAGATGACGCAAATACAATCGCACAGACTTGGGTACCAGTTCTGGCAGAATGCCCAGTTATCAGTGATGTATTTACCATGGGTGGGACTCTCACTTTTAACATATTTTCTGAAACTCCAGCAAGCGTTTCCTGGCTTCTTTAAGAAACTGCTTGTGCAACTTGTTTTGCTCTAGAATCTGCTGTTGAATGTCACGGATCATCTGACTATGCCTGTCATCGTCCACGATGGCGGCCAAGGGGGAAGTGGGGCTGTGGTCATACCCGCCTTCCTTCTCCGGGTCTGGAGGGGAGTCAGGCTTCGGATGAGCCAGACGAGCTTGCCTCTGTTCCCTCCTCCCATCTTTCAGCTCCGTCTGGAGATCGGCCTCCAAGCTCACCTTGGGGTGTTCGATTTGCTCAAGCAAGTCCAGCTGCTTCAGTCTTCTTTGCTCCACCTGCATTTTCTGCTTCTGCATTGATGCCATCAAGCCAACCCTGTCTGCCTGTTCTTGCGGGTGAAGCTGAAGGGAGCCCTGCACCAGCGCATCCAGTTGGGGCGGCTCCCATCCGGATCCAGGGCTGCACGAGAGCTGGTCCTTTTCATCCAGAGAGGTTCCTGCCTCGGGAGACCAAAGTGTATTGTTGCTCTTAACCACGCCCTTGGCCATCCTATGGTATTTCTGGTTCTCGAGCTTGTGTAGAAGCTTTTGCAAGCTGGTTCTGGACGACGCCAGGTGGGCTTCCATCCCCGCTGAACTTGCGGGCTCCCCGGGGGGCACCACTTGAATCTCTGCATCTCTTTCTGCCTTGTCTCTCTGGCTCTCCTTTCTCCATGCATGCGTCTCCTCCCTGAAGCCTTGATCTTCACCAGGGCTCTGATCCACCCCGGGCTTGAGATCCAGCTGCAAGTTCAGGTGTTTTTTCAGCTTCCTGTTGGTATCAAACAACTCTTCGAAGGCAAATTCCAGCTCTCTCTGCCACCTGCTCTTGTTACCGAGCTTCGCGGGTGGCGAGGCCCCCCTTCTGTGGGTCGAGCCGACTGGACACAGCTGTTCAAGGTGGTCGGCTTTGCCTTCGGGGTTCTGATCCAGACAGTTGTTTTTCGGGCCTTGACGACGAGCTGGCCGcttccccagctgcctcctgCCCTCCCGGGCTGCGTCACTCTCCCGTTCCTCCAGGCGCTTGATCCCCTCCGTGGCAGCCAAGAGCTTCTCCACGTCTGTCCCGTGACGGCAGCCCCCACCAGTCTTCATGGAAGGCGCTCGTTTTCCTTTACTCCTCTCCGGGGGGCTCAGAGAAGGGGGACACGGGCCCGTGGCTCTGGAGGTCCCCTGCCTCTCTCGGTCCACTGCCCTCCTCCGGGACGTGGCACACCAGGGCTGCCGTCGGGCCAGCTCCTCCTTGCGTCCCTTCTCTTCCCGCACGGCCACTCTGTGCTTCCCCTTGGCCCTGGGCAACCTGGCTGCTCCTCGCTGGGCCGAGCCCTCTGAGTCGGGTTCATGGTCCTCGGCCCGTTCGCCCCCCGAGCCCAACAGATGCGCTAAGTACAGCCGCCCCAGGCCTCGAATTTGCTGGTCCAGGGCCTCAGGCCACTCTGCCTTCAGCTCCTCGACCAAGCGCTGGAGCAGCTGGGTCTTCCGCTGCTGGGGGTCCTTCTGTCCTCTCTGCGGTGCCAGATCTCCCTTCTCTTGGACCTGCAGCAATCTGTCTAAAAGGTTCTGCCTCGAGAGCAAGGCTTCCTTGTCGGGCCTGGGGCTCCGTCGAGCGGCTCTCTCCGAGCTTCTCCGCATGTCGGGGACCTCTGCGGACACAGCTTCGGAAAGAAGGTGGTAGGAGCCGAGAGAGCGGGGGCTCGAGGGCACCAGGGGCCGAGAGGCCACAGGTGCCACGGCTGTTCCGGGTCCAGCCCACCCGGCAggaagacgcacagcgctgccccGAGCGTTCCGAGGAGAGCGAGGCCCTGGAGACAAGGCACAGGGGGGACTCTGAGTGTGGGGGGCGGCTAGGGGAGGCGACGCGTCCCTTCAGACTGCCCGCTGACCCCCGCCCGCAAGGGCCCACGCTCAGCTCCCGAGTTCCCGTCTCACACGCCTCCACACGAGACCTGCAGGGCAGCTGTTCTCAGCGGAGGGTGGTTTTGCTTCAGAGGGACATGTGTGGCCATTTCTGGAGacagttttggttgtcacaactcgGGGAGAGGGGCAGTGCTACAGGCGTCTCGTGGGGGGAGGCAGGGCTGCTATGAAACAGCCCGTGATGCACAGGATGGACGGCCCTGTGACCAGCAGGGACCTGGCCCCCAGTGTCCACAGTGCTGAGGTTAAGACCCCACCTTAGGAGATGAGTTAGGGCTCAGGACGGGGGTGTGTGTGCAAATGCCTGGCCCTCTGGAGGGTGCTACTTATAAATGAAAGGAGGAAGGAGTGTAGGAGGAAGAATCTGGCAAGAaaggtgtgtgggtgggtgtgtgtgtgtgcatgtgggtggggggaggtgtgTAGGTGACTGAGGATTGAATTTTGTACTAAAATTCAGTGCAAACAGAGGTTAAGCTGGTGGTATctcttttttcacattctttggcatcaggCAGGGACATGTGCTGCACCAGACCTTCCTAAAGAAGGACCTGCATTtataccagaaaaaaaagagtatggaGCCTGTGGCCACTCACAGCTGATGTCCAAAACCACCATTATTTGTGGGTTACATGAGCCGCCTCCTGGACACTGCAGTTTGAACAGGGCCTGCCTCACCGGTGTAGgattcccttcccttctttcatCGCAGGGTACACGGGGTGGAGTCAGGCTGAGCAAATTTTAGCTCAAAGTGATGGTGGTCCCCCAAAATCCCACTGCATCAATTGGAACTACTAATGTGAACTGTGCGGGCTGCCCTCCACTCATCTTTTTTCCAGTAACCCTGGAGGTAAGGAGTTATCAGCACTCCTGGttcacaggtggggaaactgaggcaggaagcAACTAAGAAACTTGACCCAGATCATACAGCTGGCAAGCTTTTGGTAACTGTGATCATGCAGTTAGACACGTGGAAACCTGGTTAATACCATATTCTACCAGTCTACCAACCCCCATGATaagcaagaggagaaagagaaagctagAGCATTAAACACAACGGTTGAGATTTTCAACCAAAGTGCTATGGCAGTTCAATGGGGGAAAGAATcattctttgttcattttcaacAAATGTACTTGGGACAGTTGGTatccacatacaaaaaaaattaatttagaccCTATCTTACCATATACAAAATTgtatatcatatacaaaaattaatgcaaatggatcatagaccttaACGTAAAGTCTAAAGCTACACTTAGAAGAAAGCAGAAGTGTAATTTCATGACCTCAGATTGCGCACACATTCTTAGATACAACTCCAAGAGCACAAACAATATAAGAAAGTGATAAGTTTGGCATCATCAGTATTAAAAACCTTTGCacttcaaaagacattgttaataGGTATAAACACAAGACACGGACTGGAAGGAAATACCTGCAAATCACACGCCCAACAAAGGACCTGAATCAGTTGGTATAAACAACTCACACAACCCAGTAAGAAGacaacaaacaatccaatttttaaatgggcaaaaggcTGAAATATAGATATCACCAAAGAAGATTTATGTATGGCTAATAAAGCCCATAacaagatgttcaacatcaacCCTCACCAGGGAAAGGCAAAATGAAGATACCACTTCGCACCCACTAGGACGGCTACAATGAAAAAGACAGGCAatgacaagtgttggtgagggtgtgggAACATCGGAACCCTCACAAGCTTCTGGTTCctggtggggatgcaaaatgCTGCAGCTGttctgaaaaacagtttggcagttttatACAAAGGTAAATgtatgggactcccctggtggtccagtggttaagaatctgtctgccaatgcaggcaccactagtttgacccctggtccaggaagattccacgtgcctcggGGTAAccaagcctgcatgccacaactgagaagccactgcagtaagaagttcgagcactgcaactggagagcagcccctgctcgctgcaactagagaaagcccatgccaagcaacgaagacccagtgcagccataaataaaaggTAAAAGTAGATCTACCTAGGTACACGCCCAAGGAAAAGGAAATCATGTCCCTACACCAAGGACGTGCAGAAAGCTGTAAGTGCAAGGAAGCGCAGAAACCGAGTAACTGTCCCAGCTCACAGGGATGAGCTGGGTTTGAATCCGAGTCCCAAATGTCAGAGACTGAGTTTTTCCTACCCCTAGGAATggccacgggcttccctggtggctcagatggtaaagaatccgcctgcaatgagggagccctgggttcgattcctgggttgggaagatcccttggaggagggcatggtaacccagtccagtattcttgcctggagaatccccatggacagagggggcctggcgggctacagtccatggggttagagagtcagacacgaccgagcaactgagcacaacatAGGAATGGCCACAGAGTGTCCAAACAGATGAGGAGAGACAGAGCTGCGAAggtct comes from Muntiacus reevesi chromosome 18, mMunRee1.1, whole genome shotgun sequence and encodes:
- the CEP295NL gene encoding protein DDC8 homolog, translated to MRRSSERAARRSPRPDKEALLSRQNLLDRLLQVQEKGDLAPQRGQKDPQQRKTQLLQRLVEELKAEWPEALDQQIRGLGRLYLAHLLGSGGERAEDHEPDSEGSAQRGAARLPRAKGKHRVAVREEKGRKEELARRQPWCATSRRRAVDRERQGTSRATGPCPPSLSPPERSKGKRAPSMKTGGGCRHGTDVEKLLAATEGIKRLEERESDAAREGRRQLGKRPARRQGPKNNCLDQNPEGKADHLEQLCPVGSTHRRGASPPAKLGNKSRWQRELEFAFEELFDTNRKLKKHLNLQLDLKPGVDQSPGEDQGFREETHAWRKESQRDKAERDAEIQVVPPGEPASSAGMEAHLASSRTSLQKLLHKLENQKYHRMAKGVVKSNNTLWSPEAGTSLDEKDQLSCSPGSGWEPPQLDALVQGSLQLHPQEQADRVGLMASMQKQKMQVEQRRLKQLDLLEQIEHPKVSLEADLQTELKDGRREQRQARLAHPKPDSPPDPEKEGGYDHSPTSPLAAIVDDDRHSQMIRDIQQQILEQNKLHKQFLKEARKRLLEFQKIC